Proteins encoded by one window of Arachis hypogaea cultivar Tifrunner chromosome 1, arahy.Tifrunner.gnm2.J5K5, whole genome shotgun sequence:
- the LOC112697775 gene encoding nitrate regulatory gene2 protein, producing MGCSQSRLDDQESVQICKDRKRLIKQAVEQRAQFASGHIAYIQSLKRVSAAMRNYIQGDEPHQFSLDSFITPVKKTSPAFISISSKSFTPTTIEFSSNSTLKVNYLRPSGNPPILVEERPQSPEMVRVETYSPMEQYAMDDGFFAMQSSPMNSSAFAYSPNNRPSIPPPSPQTSQWDSFWNPFTSLDYYGYPTRSSLEETIADDEDRGLRQVREAEGIPDLEEVETEKEDFVGKRNVVEERIRTDINSTKEEVTVEDEEEEDRTKTEIAHEVKESKGSGSERFQVSKVQTAGQVESTSHQEVAVGNQEAKVETPGFTVYVNRRPTSMAEVIRDLDVQFTKVCNAANEFSALLEVNKAQNSWMSNELSASKLLNPVSLFRSSSSRFLKNNSSSTGDDGCKGPSDPVEEQCMFSGSHQSTLDRLYAWEKKLYEEVRSGERVRIAYEKKCLQLKNHDVKGEDPSYVDKTRAAIRDLHTQITISIHSIEAISKRIETLRDEELHPQLLELLQGLAKMWNVMAECHQMQKITLDEAKILLTGTDVRKQSGMSITDPHRLACSASILETELRNWRSTFESWITSQRSYIRALAGWLLRCMRCEPDASKLLCSPRRSSSTHPLFGLCVQWSRRLDAIQESVVLDGIDFFAAGIGSFYAQQLKEDSRQNVGRSTETNESMEMVEAGPVKEAMSTEQLAEIAIRVLCAGMSAAMSSMAEFAVDSAEGYNELVKQWENEKLQQQQTCVTGT from the exons ATGGGATGTTCTCAATCAAGGTTGGATGATCAAGAATCAGTTCAGATTTGCAAAGATAGAAAGAGACTCATCAAACAAGCTGTTGAGCAAAGAGCACAATTTGCTTCTGGCCACATAGCATACATCCAATCCTTGAAAAGAGTCTCGGCTGCGATGCGAAATTACATTCAAGGAGACGAGCCGCACCAGTTCTCATTGGATTCATTCATAACACCTGTGAAGAAGACTAGTCCAGCCTTCATTTCCATATCATCCAAGTCCTTCACTCCAACAACAATTGAGTTCTCATCCAATTCAACTTTGAAGGTCAATTATCTAAGGCCCAGTGGCAACCCGCCAATTTTGGTTGAGGAAAGGCCTCAATCCCCCGAAATGGTTCGAGTTGAAACATATTCTCCAATGGAGCAATATGCCATGGATGATGGTTTCTTTGCCATGCAATCCTCACCTATGAACTCCTCAGCTTTTGCTTATTCTCCCAATAATAGGCCTAGTATCCCTCCCCCTTCTCCTCAAACATCTCAATGGGATTCCTTTTGGAACCCTTTTACTTCGTTAGACTATTACGGATACCCCACCAGAAGTAGCCTTGAAGAGACTATTGCAGATGATGAGGACAGAGGATTGAGGCAGGTTCGAGAAGCAGAAGGAATTCCAGACCTTGAAGAGGTTGAAACTGAAAAAGAAGATTTTGTTGGAAAGAGAAATGTTGTAGAAGAAAGAATCAGAACTGATATAAACTCCACCAAGGAAGAGGTCACGGTTGAAGACGAGGAGGAAGAGGACAGAACAAAAACTGAAATTGCACATGAAGTCAAAGAATCAAAAGGCAGTGGCAGTGAAAGATTTCAAGTATCAAAAGTTCAAACTGCAGGTCAAGTTGAATCTACAAGCCATCAGGAAGTGGCAGTTGGTAATCAAGAAGCTAAGGTAGAAACACCTGGTTTTACAGTTTATGTAAACCGAAGGCCGACAAGCATGGCAGAAGTAATCAGGGATCTTGATGTTCAATTCACAAAAGTTTGTAATGCAGCCAATGAATTTTCAGCGTTGTTAGAGGTCAATAAAGCTCAAAATTCATGGATGTCTAATGAGCTGTCAG CATCAAAATTGTTGAATCCTGTATCTCTGTTCCGGTCTTCATCATcaagatttttaaagaataattcTTCAAGCACTGGGGATGATGGCTGCAAGGGCCCTAGTGATCCCGTAGAGGAACAATGTATGTTTTCTGGTAGTCATCAATCAACATTGGACAGGTTATATGCTTGGGAGAAGAAGCTGTACGAGGAAGTTAGG TCTGGAGAACGTGTTCGAATTGCGTATGAGAAGAAATGTCTGCAACTCAAGAACCATGATGTGAAAGGAGAGGACCCCTCTTATGTAGATAAAACTAGAGCAGCCATTAGAGATCTACATACCCAGATAACAATTTCAATTCACTCAATTGAAGCAATCTCCAAGAGAATTGAAACTCTAAGGGATGAAGAGTTGCATCCCCAACTTCTTGAATTGCTACAAGG GCTGGCAAAGATGTGGAATGTGATGGCAGAATGTCATCAGATGCAGAAGATAACCTTGGATGAAGCTAAGATTCTTCTAACTGGCACTGATGTCAGAAAACAGTCTGGCATGTCAATAACTGATCCACATAGGCTTGCTTGTTCTGCCTCAATTCTTGAAACCGAGTTGAGGAATTGGCGAAGCACCTTCGAGTCATGGATCACTTCTCAAAGATCCTACATTCGTGCACTGGCCGGCTGGCTGCTTCGGTGTATGAGATGTGAGCCTGATGCATCAAAGTTACTATGTTCTCCTCGCAGGTCAAGTAGCACTCACCCATTGTTTGGACTGTGTGTTCAGTGGTCAAGGCGACTGGACGCCATACAAGAATCAGTGGTGCTGGACGGCATAGACTTCTTTGCAGCTGGTATAGGGTCCTTCTATGCACAACAGCTAAAAGAAGATTCTCGACAAAATGTTGGTAGATCAACGGAAACCAATGAGAGCATGGAAATGGTGGAAGCTGGACCGGTAAAAGAGGCAATGAGTACTGAGCAATTGGCTGAAATCGCTATTAGGGTACTTTGTGCTGGAATGTCAGCTGCTATGAGTTCAATGGCAGAGTTTGCTGTTGATTCTGCTGAGGGATACAATGAACTTGTTAAGCAATGGGAGAATGAGAAGTTGCAGCAGCAACAAACTTGTGTGACTGGAACGTGA
- the LOC112697792 gene encoding mitochondrial outer membrane import complex protein METAXIN, with amino-acid sequence MAENEINTLVVRKPCFGLPTGCTQCLSAYLYLKFAQFSFQLDFHLNYPDSDQIPYFELGDYVAYNNEKGGLIECLKRDVGGVDLDSGISSLPDWIQTKAMLTTWLADALDYELWVGSEGYSSSPAYTIYYSDLPWPLGKVLFWRKACWIKQKHGITNENAELKKEEIYRRANSAYGALSTWLGEQSYLFENRPSSLDAIFLAHGLVTLQALPESSVLRSKLLEHANLVRFVQQCKTELIDASPTPTYVRQFHTAGSSSTSRSRSTSSSKTKSKPKREKTEEEKTFKRRSKYFVAAQLVAVVVFLTIMTSFDDAAVDLDDADGSYGYDE; translated from the exons ATGGCTGAAAACGAAATCAACACTCTTGTGGTGAGGAAACCCTGCTTTGGCCTCCCAACCGGTTGCACTCAGTGCCTCTCCGCTTATCTCTATCTCAAGTTCGCTCAATTTTCCTTCCAATTGGACTTCCACCTCAACTACCCTGATTCAG ATCAAATTCCTTATTTTGAGCTTGGTGATTATGTGGCGTATAACAATGAGAAAGGAGGGTTGATTGAGTGTTTGAAGAGAGATGTTGGGGGGGTTGATTTGGACAGTGGGATCTCCTCACTTCCTGATTGGATTCAAACTAAAGCAATGCTCACAACTTGGCTTGCTGATGCACTTGACTATGAACTTTGGGTGGGATCTGAAGGTTATTCCTCCTCTCCTGCTTATACCATCTATTATTCTGATCTTCCATGGCCCTTAGGAAAGGTCCTCTTTTGGAGGAAAGCTTGTTGGATTAAGCAGAAACATGGGATAACTAATGAGAATGCTGAGTTAAAGAAAGAAGAG ATTTATAGGAGAGCAAACTCTGCATACGGTGCTCTGTCAACTTGGTTAggtgaacaaagctacttatttgAGAATAG ACCATCAAGCTTAGATGCTATTTTTCTTGCGCATGGATTAGTTACTCTTCAAGCTTTGCCT GAATCGTCAGTGCTGCGATCGAAGCTCTTAGAACATGCCAACTTAGTTAGATTTGTGCAACAGTGTAAGACAGAACTTATTGATGCTAGTCCAACTCCTACCTATGTCCGGCAATTTCATACAGCTGGATCTTCATCAACTTCAAGAAGTCGTTCAACCTCAA GTTCAAAGACCAAGAGCAAACCCAAGAGGGAGAAAACAGAGGAGGAGAAAACCTTTAAAAGGAGGTCCAAATATTTTGTGGCAGCACAgctggttgctgttgttgttttcCTCACTATTATGACTTCATTTGATGATGCTGCAGTGGACTTGGATGATGCTGATGGAAGTTATGGTTATgatgaatag